The proteins below come from a single Kryptolebias marmoratus isolate JLee-2015 linkage group LG12, ASM164957v2, whole genome shotgun sequence genomic window:
- the LOC108243767 gene encoding SH3 and cysteine-rich domain-containing protein 2 produces the protein MMIENNDMESDSQLQRSPSNIPIQPISSKLQRLKRSLSFKTMMRSKSVENFFQRSYSDARLPPDFITDPPPPSPPLPPGSPLVGERSPSISPSLSPNLSISSHSPSLSLSPSLPAKPGRTQINHCFQDHVFRKPTNCQHCKHMIVGNSKQALRCKTCKMAAHLWCTSELSQQPCHGKSGAFKRNFSSPMLVNDQLAVVKEVQPSQEAERRRVDPVYAALRYGTSLAQMSRSSFGSLSESPTRSLGEGGEERQQRQCSMEEEITQETGENPPILPEPPVPEEEIKETEEDQSSEQAQIPAEDTCAKVPKRIEVHSIHTYVALYKFLPQEQNDLELHPGDRVQVTDDSNEEWWKGKSGDRVGFFPANFVQRVRPGERVWRVIQGVPGNRERGHMAVRESQICVGKREDGETFLKLSSGKKRGLVPADSIEEI, from the exons ATGATGATAGAGAACAATGATATGGAGAGCGACTCGCAGCTCCAGCGCTCCCCGAGCAACATCCCCATCCAGCCGATTTCATCCAAG CTCCAGAGACTAAAACGCTCCCTGTCCTTCAAGACCATGATGCGCAGTAAGAGCGTGGAGAACTTCTTCCAGCGGTCCTACAGCGACGCCCGCCTGCCCCCAGACTTCATCACCGACCCGCCGCCGCCGTCCCCCCCTCTGCCGCCCGGCTCCCCTCTGGTGGGCGAGCGCTCGCCGTCCATTTCGCCGTCCCTCAGCCCCAACCTGTCCATCTCCTCCCACTCCCCGTCCCTCAGCCTCTCCCCGTCTCTGCCCGCCAAGCCGGGCCGGACTCAGATCAACCACTGCTTCCAGGACCACGTCTTTCGAAAGCCCACCAACTGCCAACACTGCAAGCACATGATAGTGG GAAACTCCAAACAAGCTCTGCGGTGTAAAACCTGCAAGATGGCTGCTCACCTGTGGTGCACCTCAGAACTGTCACAGCAGCCGTGTCATGGGAAG TCTGGAGCATTCAAGCGAAACTTCAGCTCGCCGATGCTCGTCAATGACCAATTGGCTGTCGTCAAGGAAGTCCAGCCAAGCCAAG AGGCTGAGCGGAGGCGTGTAGACCCTGTGTATGCTGCCTTGCGCTACGGGACGTCCTTGGCACAGATGAGCCGTTCCAGTTTTGGCAGTTTGTCAGAATCACCAACACGCAGCTTG ggGGAGGGAGGTGAGGAGAGGCAGCAGAGACAGTGCAGCATGGAGGAGGAGATAACTCAGGAGACGGGGG AAAACCCACCAATCCTTCCAGAACCCCCAGTTCCAGAGGAAGAGATTAAAGAGACAGAGGAAGACCAGAGCAGTGAGCAAGCTCAGATTCCTGCAGAGGACACGTGTGCAAAG GTGCCCAAACGCATTGAAGTCCACTCCATCCACACCTACGTAGCGCTCTACAAGTTTCTGCCTCAGGAACAGAACGACCTGGAACTACA tCCTGGCGATCGGGTCCAGGTCACAGACGACTCTAATGAGGAGTGGTGGAAG GGCAAAAGTGGCGACAGAGTGGGCTTTTTCCCCGCCAACTTTGTGCAACGAGTCCGGCCAGGAGAGCGGGTGTGGCGGGTCATCCAGGGCGTTCCGGGCAACCGGGAGAGAGGTCACATGGCGGTGCGGGAATCCCAG ATTTGCGTCGGGAAGCGGGAAGATGGCGAGACGTTTCTGAAGCTGAGCAGCGGGAAGAAGAGAGGCCTGGTCCCGGCTGACTCCATAGAGGAGATATGA